A DNA window from Trichosurus vulpecula isolate mTriVul1 chromosome 2, mTriVul1.pri, whole genome shotgun sequence contains the following coding sequences:
- the LOC118836588 gene encoding olfactory receptor 52A1-like — MEISNNSFLDPTTVILVGLPGLEHLHFWIGFPFCVICIVALLGNVLLLTIIPTERSLHQPMYIFLAMLAATDLGICAAIAPKMLAIFWFSSCTIAFDACLTQLFFIHALQGIESGILLAMAFDRYVAICDPLRHSAILTPTILSRMILVVSVRAVVLVGLLPILIKRLHVFHTTIIAHSYCEHMAVVKLLAGNVQINKSFGLFIAFAILGFDMIFVLVSYSLIIWTVFHLPQKEARLKALNTCTAHIFVFLEFYVLAFFSFFSHRFGHVAPFAHIFLSTIYLLVPPALNPIVYGVKTKEIRVKLLKIFTPKDNFLW, encoded by the coding sequence ATGGAAATCTCCAATAACTCATTTCTGGACCCGACAACAGTGATCCTGGTTGGACTCCCTGGACTTGAGCATCTACACTTTTGGATTGGATTCCCTTTTTGTGTCATTTGCATAGTAGCCCTGCTGGGGAATGTCCTCCTATTGACCATCATCCCAACAGAACGCAGCCTTCATCAGCCCATGTACATCTTCCTAGCTATGCTAGCTGCAACTGACCTGGGCATATGTGCTGCCATAGCCCCCAAGATGTTGGCCATCTTCTGGTTCAGTTCCTGCACCATAGCCTTTGATGCCTGCCTCACTCAGCTATTCTTCATTCATGCCTTACAAGGGATAGAGTCAGGCATCTTGCTGGCCATGGCCTTCGACCGCTATGTGGCAATTTGTGATCCCCTCAGACACTCAGCCATCCTTACACCAACCATCCTAAGTCGGATGATATTGGTAGTGTCAGTGAGAGCTGTGGTATTGGTTGGCTTACTGCCCATCCTAATAAAGCGTTTGCACGTTTTCCATACCACTATCATAGCCCACTCTTACTGTGAGCACATGGCTGTGGTCAAGTTGTTGGCTGGGAATGTCCAGATAAATAAATCCTTTGGGTTGTTCATAGCATTTGCCATCCTGGGTTTTGACatgatttttgttcttgtttcctATTCCCTAATCATCTGGACAGTTTTTCACCTTCCTCAAAAGGAGGCACGGTTAAAAGCACTCAACACCTGCACAGCCCACATCTTTGTCTTCCTTGAATTCTATGTccttgctttcttctcttttttcagccATCGTTTTGGCCATGTAGCTCCTTTTGCCCACATTTTTCTGTCTACTATCTACCTCCTTGTGCCTCCTGCTCTCAACCCCATTGTTTATGGAGTGAAAACCAAGGAAATCCGTGTCAAGTTGCTAAAGATATTCACTCCAAAGGACAATTTCCTGTGGTGA